Proteins co-encoded in one Armatimonadota bacterium genomic window:
- the arsM gene encoding arsenite methyltransferase: protein MTQGPRQDTPAVGPRLPDDAIRLAVRERYARLVGRGGACCAPGPRGEAAGLRDDATAVHDGPARTAGSDRAADASGCCDAPTDGSCGETALAAPMGPAGAVEHSAALAEVARESLGCGAPVEAADLRPGEVVVDLGSGAGLDVFLAAGRVGPTGRAIGVDMTPEMIARARAHAARLAVSNAEFRLGEIEHLPLPDGSADVVISNCVINLVPDKARAFAEACRVLKPGGRLVVADIVRTGPLSPELETIDAWTACLAGAIPEGDYLEALRRAGFTEVRVVSRRPYRAAGLASVTVRATKPRLA, encoded by the coding sequence ATGACGCAGGGACCGCGGCAGGACACACCGGCAGTCGGGCCGAGGCTGCCCGACGACGCGATCCGGCTCGCGGTGCGCGAGCGCTACGCGCGGCTGGTGGGACGCGGCGGGGCATGCTGCGCCCCCGGCCCGCGCGGCGAGGCCGCGGGGCTGCGGGACGACGCTACTGCGGTGCACGACGGCCCAGCACGGACGGCTGGCTCGGACCGCGCAGCCGACGCGAGCGGCTGCTGCGACGCACCGACCGATGGCAGCTGTGGCGAGACCGCGCTGGCTGCGCCAATGGGCCCCGCGGGTGCGGTGGAACACAGCGCTGCCCTGGCGGAGGTGGCCCGGGAGTCGTTGGGCTGCGGCGCGCCGGTGGAGGCGGCCGACCTCCGGCCGGGCGAGGTCGTGGTCGACCTGGGGAGCGGTGCTGGCCTCGACGTCTTCCTGGCTGCGGGCCGCGTGGGCCCTACAGGCCGCGCCATCGGCGTGGACATGACGCCCGAGATGATCGCGCGGGCGCGGGCGCACGCGGCGCGCCTGGCGGTGAGCAACGCCGAGTTCCGGCTGGGCGAGATCGAACACCTGCCGCTGCCCGATGGGTCCGCCGACGTGGTGATCAGCAACTGCGTGATCAACCTGGTGCCCGACAAGGCGCGCGCCTTCGCCGAGGCCTGCCGCGTGCTCAAGCCCGGCGGGCGGCTGGTGGTGGCGGACATCGTCCGCACTGGCCCGCTCTCCCCGGAGCTGGAGACCATTGACGCGTGGACCGCGTGTCTGGCAGGCGCCATCCCCGAGGGCGACTACCTCGAGGCGCTGCGCCGGGCCGGCTTCACCGAGGTCCGGGTCGTGTCGCGTCGCCCCTACCGGGCTGCCGGGCTGGCCAGCGTCACGGTCCGCGCGACGAAGCCGCGCCTCGCATGA
- the ugpC gene encoding sn-glycerol-3-phosphate ABC transporter ATP-binding protein UgpC — MARVFLEGVTKKFGNVTAVNNVTLEIPDKQFTVLVGPSGCGKTTALRLIAGLEEATAGNIYIGDRLVNDVAPKDRDIAMVFQNYALYPHMSVYDNMAFGLRLRRYPRAEIDRRVKEAAALLGIEQLLDRKPKQLSGGQRQRVALGRAIVREPQVFLMDEPLSNLDAKLRVQTRAEIKKLQARLQTTTVYVTHDQVEAMTMGDVIVVMRDGVIQQVDSPLNLYEKPANMFVAGFIGSPAMNFIPARLVARDGATVLDADAFAMEVPPDIAALARDWVGREVIFGIRPEDIQDRAFARDAHPGWVLKATVDVHEPLGSDVILYLSVGPHSIVARVDAHSEAKMGQATEVVFNMRKLHLFDPQTHQAII; from the coding sequence ATGGCGCGGGTGTTCCTGGAGGGCGTGACCAAGAAGTTCGGGAACGTGACGGCGGTCAACAACGTCACCCTCGAGATCCCCGACAAGCAGTTCACGGTGCTGGTGGGCCCGTCCGGGTGCGGCAAGACCACGGCGCTGCGGCTGATCGCCGGCCTGGAGGAGGCCACCGCCGGCAACATCTACATCGGCGACCGGCTCGTCAACGACGTGGCCCCCAAGGACCGCGACATCGCCATGGTGTTCCAGAACTACGCGCTGTACCCGCACATGTCGGTCTACGACAACATGGCGTTCGGGTTGCGGTTGCGGCGCTACCCCCGGGCCGAGATCGACCGGCGCGTGAAGGAAGCTGCGGCCCTGCTGGGCATCGAGCAGCTGCTGGACCGCAAGCCCAAGCAGCTCTCGGGCGGGCAGCGCCAGCGGGTGGCCCTGGGGCGCGCCATCGTCCGCGAGCCGCAGGTCTTCCTCATGGACGAGCCCCTGTCCAACCTCGACGCCAAGCTGCGCGTGCAGACCCGGGCCGAGATCAAGAAGCTCCAGGCGCGGCTGCAGACCACCACGGTCTACGTGACCCACGACCAGGTCGAGGCCATGACCATGGGCGACGTGATCGTGGTGATGCGCGACGGTGTGATCCAGCAGGTCGACAGCCCGCTCAACCTCTACGAGAAGCCGGCCAACATGTTCGTGGCGGGCTTCATCGGCAGCCCCGCCATGAACTTCATCCCGGCGCGCCTGGTGGCCCGCGACGGGGCCACCGTGCTCGACGCCGACGCGTTCGCCATGGAGGTGCCGCCGGACATCGCGGCGCTGGCCAGGGACTGGGTGGGCCGCGAGGTCATCTTCGGCATCCGGCCCGAAGATATCCAGGACCGGGCCTTCGCCCGCGACGCCCACCCGGGGTGGGTGCTGAAGGCCACGGTCGACGTCCACGAGCCCCTGGGATCCGACGTGATCCTCTACCTGAGCGTCGGGCCCCACTCCATCGTGGCGCGCGTCGACGCCCACAGTGAGGCCAAGATGGGCCAGGCCACCGAGGTCGTCTTCAACATGCGCAAGCTGCACCTGTTCGACCCGCAGACCCACCAGGCCATCATCTGA
- a CDS encoding DUF1957 domain-containing protein, which translates to MAPSRGYFLLILHAHLPLVLAHGRWPHGSEWLAEVVVGCYLRLLEQLDALAARGPTTPVTVSCSPVLCEQLAHPQCAAEVETYLAQRLDAVAADRARFERAGEGALADLTYFWEDVYRRALAHLRRLDGDLLGALRRLAATGAVELITSAATHGYLPLLGRDESIDLQVRVGAAAHARHFGQPARGAWLPECGYRPRYTWTPPAGPLRGRVRRHRRGLEEFLAAHGLEYFVADAHLLQGGEARTAYRDYYPALRALGGEPAAPPFRRDLTPYRAYLVASREGAGGAVALLRDPQTTMQVWSRDQGYPGDGAYLEFHKRHTPGGIRYWRVTDPRGDLGAKERYDPAAALARARAHATHFAGLVGGVLAAGPAHAFEGALVVNPYDAELFGHWWFEGPQFLRAVLERLPADGVTVTTPAAVLARHPPAETVSLLEGSWGDGGDHRMWLNPQTAWTWDMLYAVEEDFWTLAGGVAWEGHPLLSRLLAQLARELLVLQASDWQFLITTGAARNYAEGRFAEHYAHFVRLSQLLRRAAEGQPLGADDEAFLAAREVQDFPFPDVAEHVRAAREVRTP; encoded by the coding sequence ATGGCCCCGTCGCGCGGGTACTTCCTCCTGATCCTCCACGCGCATCTGCCGCTGGTCCTGGCTCACGGGCGCTGGCCGCATGGGAGCGAGTGGCTGGCCGAGGTTGTCGTCGGCTGCTACCTGCGGCTGCTGGAGCAGCTCGACGCACTGGCCGCCCGCGGACCCACCACCCCTGTTACCGTCAGCTGCTCGCCGGTGCTGTGCGAGCAACTGGCGCACCCGCAGTGCGCCGCAGAGGTCGAGACGTACCTCGCGCAGCGCCTGGACGCCGTGGCGGCCGATCGCGCCCGGTTCGAGCGCGCCGGCGAGGGCGCGCTGGCAGACCTCACCTACTTCTGGGAAGACGTCTACCGACGGGCGCTGGCGCACCTGCGGCGCCTGGACGGTGACCTGCTCGGCGCGCTGCGGCGGCTGGCGGCGACGGGGGCTGTGGAGCTCATCACCTCGGCGGCCACCCACGGCTACCTGCCGCTGTTGGGGCGCGACGAGTCCATCGACCTCCAGGTGCGCGTGGGAGCCGCCGCCCACGCGCGCCACTTCGGCCAGCCCGCGCGCGGCGCCTGGCTGCCCGAGTGCGGGTACAGACCGCGCTACACGTGGACGCCGCCGGCGGGGCCGCTGCGGGGCCGCGTGCGCCGCCACCGCCGGGGGCTCGAGGAGTTCCTCGCCGCACACGGGCTGGAGTACTTCGTGGCCGACGCCCACCTGCTGCAGGGCGGGGAGGCCCGCACTGCCTATCGCGACTACTACCCCGCGCTGCGCGCCCTGGGCGGCGAGCCTGCGGCGCCGCCCTTTCGCCGCGACCTCACGCCCTACCGCGCCTACCTGGTGGCGTCGCGGGAGGGTGCCGGTGGCGCCGTGGCCCTGTTGCGCGATCCGCAGACCACGATGCAGGTCTGGAGCCGCGACCAGGGCTACCCGGGCGACGGCGCCTACCTCGAGTTCCACAAGCGCCACACGCCCGGTGGCATCCGGTACTGGCGGGTGACCGATCCGCGCGGCGACCTCGGCGCCAAGGAGCGCTACGACCCTGCGGCGGCCCTGGCGCGGGCGCGCGCGCACGCGACGCACTTCGCCGGGCTGGTGGGCGGTGTGCTGGCGGCAGGGCCGGCCCACGCGTTCGAGGGCGCGCTGGTGGTCAACCCCTACGATGCCGAGCTGTTCGGCCACTGGTGGTTCGAGGGGCCGCAGTTCCTGCGGGCGGTGCTGGAGCGGCTGCCCGCCGACGGCGTCACGGTGACCACGCCCGCAGCGGTCCTGGCCCGCCATCCGCCGGCGGAGACGGTCTCGCTCCTGGAGGGCTCGTGGGGCGACGGCGGCGACCACCGGATGTGGCTGAACCCCCAGACCGCCTGGACGTGGGACATGCTCTACGCCGTCGAGGAAGACTTCTGGACGCTGGCCGGCGGCGTGGCGTGGGAGGGACACCCGCTGCTGTCGCGGCTGCTGGCGCAGCTGGCGCGCGAACTGCTGGTGCTGCAGGCCTCCGACTGGCAGTTCCTGATCACCACGGGCGCCGCCCGCAACTACGCCGAGGGCCGCTTCGCCGAGCACTACGCCCACTTCGTGCGTCTCTCCCAGCTCCTGCGGCGCGCGGCCGAAGGGCAGCCGCTCGGCGCCGACGACGAGGCGTTCCTGGCCGCGCGCGAGGTGCAGGACTTCCCCTTCCCCGACGTCGCCGAGCACGTGCGTGCGGCGCGGGAGGTCCGCACCCCGTGA
- a CDS encoding NAD-dependent epimerase/dehydratase family protein, whose amino-acid sequence MRVLVTGGAGFIGSHVAEAYLARGDEVIVVDSLVGGRRAFVPAGARFYQVDVRDPALREVFARERPQVVNHHAAQASVSLSVRDPLGDAEVNVLGTLRVLALCVEFGVEHLIFASTGGALYGDPERLPADEATPVRPLSPYGCAKWCAEQYIATYGRLHGLAAVCLRYANVYGPRQDPHGEAGVVAIFARALLDGRAPTIHGDGEQTRDFVYVADVVRANLLATDRRARGAFNIGTAVATTVNQVYGALARQVPGAPPPVYGPPRPGDVRHVVLAADAARTHLGWTPAVSLEEGLAATVDWFRAHTG is encoded by the coding sequence ATGCGCGTCCTGGTAACCGGCGGCGCCGGCTTCATCGGCTCCCACGTGGCCGAGGCGTACCTCGCCCGGGGCGACGAGGTGATCGTCGTCGACTCGCTGGTCGGCGGCCGCCGTGCGTTCGTGCCGGCGGGCGCGCGCTTCTACCAGGTGGACGTCCGTGACCCGGCGCTGCGCGAGGTCTTCGCGCGCGAACGGCCGCAGGTCGTCAACCACCACGCAGCCCAGGCGTCGGTGAGCCTCTCGGTCCGGGACCCGCTCGGCGACGCCGAGGTGAACGTTTTGGGCACGCTGCGGGTCCTGGCGCTGTGCGTCGAGTTCGGCGTCGAGCATCTGATCTTCGCCTCCACCGGCGGCGCGCTGTACGGGGACCCCGAGCGCTTGCCCGCCGACGAGGCGACGCCGGTGCGACCGCTCTCGCCCTACGGGTGCGCCAAGTGGTGTGCCGAGCAGTACATCGCGACCTACGGCCGGCTCCACGGGCTCGCCGCCGTCTGCCTGCGCTACGCCAACGTCTACGGCCCGCGCCAGGACCCGCACGGCGAAGCGGGCGTGGTGGCCATCTTCGCGCGCGCGCTGCTCGACGGTCGGGCGCCGACGATCCACGGCGACGGAGAGCAGACCCGCGACTTCGTCTACGTGGCGGACGTCGTCCGGGCCAACCTGCTGGCCACCGACCGCCGTGCCCGCGGCGCCTTCAACATCGGCACCGCGGTGGCCACCACCGTCAACCAGGTCTACGGCGCGCTGGCCCGGCAGGTGCCGGGGGCCCCACCACCGGTGTACGGCCCGCCGCGGCCGGGTGACGTCCGACACGTGGTGCTGGCGGCGGACGCTGCCCGGACGCACCTGGGATGGACGCCGGCGGTGTCGCTGGAGGAAGGGCTCGCGGCCACCGTCGACTGGTTCCGGGCGCACACGGGGTGA
- a CDS encoding bifunctional phosphoglucose/phosphomannose isomerase translates to MVVEDGGAPMIDLDDPTALRRGDPAGMLALVEGLGPMVLEGWEVGAAAAPHLRAPRVVVVAGLGGSGIGGDLLEALLAPTSPVPVLVVKATALPACVDRDALVIACSYSGNTEETLAAFDDATRRQAAVVAVTSGGALAARARAAGVPVVAVRPGLPPRAALPLLFLPMVRLAHHLGLTPIGDADVREAAELLGRLATEWGPSAPTAGNLAKQLATRLSRALPVVYAATPGLAPVAYRWKTQLNENAKRFAVWNRFPEASHNEIEGWQAPPAEAAVVVLRDAEDGVRAAREIGAVRALLARRAGQVDEVWTQGTGRLARVFSLVLLGDFVSVYAALARGVDPTPIAAIAAVKQQVQEALPSQGTSAL, encoded by the coding sequence ATGGTGGTCGAGGACGGTGGTGCGCCGATGATCGACCTGGACGATCCGACGGCGCTTCGACGCGGCGATCCCGCCGGCATGCTGGCACTGGTGGAGGGCCTGGGGCCCATGGTGCTGGAGGGCTGGGAGGTGGGTGCGGCGGCTGCACCGCACCTCCGTGCACCCCGCGTGGTGGTCGTCGCGGGCCTGGGCGGCTCGGGGATCGGCGGCGACCTGCTCGAGGCGCTCCTTGCGCCGACCAGCCCGGTGCCCGTCCTCGTCGTGAAGGCCACCGCGCTGCCGGCCTGCGTCGACCGCGACGCGCTGGTGATTGCGTGTTCGTACTCCGGTAACACCGAGGAGACCCTGGCCGCCTTCGACGACGCGACCCGTCGCCAGGCGGCGGTGGTGGCGGTCACCTCCGGGGGTGCCCTGGCCGCGCGGGCGCGCGCCGCTGGCGTCCCCGTGGTGGCGGTCCGGCCCGGCCTGCCGCCCCGGGCGGCCCTCCCCCTGCTGTTCCTGCCGATGGTCCGTCTCGCGCACCACTTGGGGCTGACCCCCATTGGCGATGCCGACGTGCGGGAGGCCGCCGAGCTCCTGGGCCGGCTGGCCACCGAGTGGGGCCCGTCGGCCCCCACAGCGGGCAACCTGGCCAAGCAGCTCGCCACCCGGCTGTCCCGGGCGCTCCCGGTGGTCTACGCGGCCACCCCTGGCCTGGCCCCGGTGGCCTACCGGTGGAAGACCCAGCTCAACGAGAACGCCAAGCGCTTTGCGGTCTGGAATCGCTTCCCCGAGGCGAGTCATAATGAAATAGAGGGGTGGCAGGCGCCGCCTGCGGAAGCCGCCGTGGTGGTGCTCAGGGACGCCGAGGACGGCGTGCGCGCGGCGCGCGAGATCGGCGCAGTGCGCGCGCTGCTGGCCCGGCGGGCCGGCCAGGTGGACGAGGTGTGGACGCAGGGCACAGGCCGCCTGGCGCGGGTGTTCTCTCTGGTACTGCTCGGCGACTTCGTGAGCGTGTACGCCGCGCTGGCGCGGGGGGTGGACCCCACGCCCATCGCGGCGATCGCGGCGGTGAAACAGCAGGTGCAGGAAGCGCTGCCGTCGCAGGGAACCAGTGCCCTGTAG
- the glgC gene encoding glucose-1-phosphate adenylyltransferase codes for MIRRPRISRLRLLGVILAGGRGERLHPLTAERSKPAVPFGGKYRIIDFVLSNFVNSGIHAVYALVQYKSQSLIEHLRIGWRFGGLPDHFVIAVPPQMRWGEQWYRGTADAVYQNLNLLQDFNPDIVVIFGADHIYRMDINQMLLAHLERDAQVTVAALPVPIAQASQFGIIETDADGRIIGFEEKPAQPAPMPGNPAMALSSMGNYIFDRHLLVEALVEDARRSTDHDFGRTIIPELYPRARVFAYDFLTNQVPGTKPYEERGYWRDVGTLAAYWQAHMDLLGASPVFDLDNPAWPILTAAYAGPAAHVIGGEIVDSLIGEGARIEHATVRRSIVGRGVRIEPGAVLDEAIVMDHTRVGAGAHLRRVIVDRYNTIAAGEVIGLDPRRDAQRYFVDASGLVVLPRGATRGQG; via the coding sequence GTGATCCGGCGCCCGCGGATCTCGCGCCTGCGGCTGCTGGGCGTGATCCTGGCCGGCGGCCGCGGCGAGCGCCTGCACCCGCTGACCGCCGAACGCAGCAAGCCGGCGGTCCCGTTCGGCGGCAAGTACCGGATCATCGACTTCGTGCTGTCGAACTTCGTGAACTCGGGCATCCACGCCGTCTACGCGCTGGTGCAGTACAAGTCCCAGTCCCTCATCGAGCACCTGCGGATCGGCTGGCGGTTCGGCGGGCTGCCCGATCACTTCGTGATCGCCGTGCCGCCGCAGATGCGCTGGGGCGAGCAGTGGTACCGGGGGACCGCCGACGCCGTCTACCAGAACCTGAACCTGCTGCAGGACTTCAACCCCGACATCGTGGTGATCTTCGGCGCCGACCACATCTACCGCATGGACATCAACCAGATGCTCCTGGCCCACCTGGAGCGCGACGCCCAGGTCACCGTGGCCGCGCTGCCCGTGCCCATCGCCCAGGCCTCGCAGTTCGGCATCATCGAGACCGACGCCGACGGCCGCATCATCGGGTTCGAGGAGAAGCCGGCGCAGCCGGCGCCGATGCCGGGGAACCCGGCGATGGCCCTCTCGTCCATGGGCAACTACATCTTCGACCGGCACCTGCTGGTGGAGGCGCTGGTGGAGGACGCCCGCCGCAGCACCGACCACGACTTCGGCCGGACCATCATCCCCGAGCTGTACCCGCGGGCGCGGGTCTTCGCCTACGACTTCCTCACGAACCAGGTGCCGGGCACCAAGCCCTACGAGGAGCGCGGCTACTGGCGCGACGTGGGCACCCTGGCCGCCTACTGGCAGGCCCACATGGACCTGCTGGGCGCATCGCCCGTCTTCGACCTGGACAACCCCGCCTGGCCCATCCTGACCGCCGCCTACGCCGGACCCGCCGCCCACGTGATCGGTGGGGAGATCGTGGACTCCCTGATCGGCGAGGGCGCCCGCATCGAGCACGCCACCGTGCGGCGGTCGATCGTGGGCCGGGGCGTGCGCATCGAGCCGGGCGCGGTGCTCGACGAGGCGATCGTCATGGACCACACGCGCGTCGGCGCCGGCGCGCACCTGCGGCGGGTGATCGTCGACCGCTACAACACCATCGCCGCGGGCGAGGTCATCGGGCTCGATCCGCGCCGGGACGCCCAGCGCTACTTCGTGGACGCCTCCGGGCTGGTCGTCCTGCCCCGCGGCGCGACCCGGGGGCAGGGATGA
- a CDS encoding lytic transglycosylase domain-containing protein, whose translation MTTRRVAVATATVLVAAHLFVPPAVLPAAVSDLDALARSVHTDAGACPQHLMSLQTLATGNGMQARRAAYLLGWCLERFERHGEAAAAYREAAAHPTLTAHARVREALALARAGRVADAIAAGDAAVRAVPPAARRVRARALAAAAAARAAAGRTDDALGLLDEAVRLYPQAPQWWLALGEVAVAAGRGDLARRALARAAWMDPAHAAARRANDVFVQATGRPLAPGDVPLDARLDRGRLLLQQGEWDAAAGEFLAATRAARADVAGEAWYRLGEVRLWRGARDAHDAFARAARLGWNRPGAYYWMAVAARRAGDARAARDATATLFLTAPHSRFAALAWLGMGLRAEAQGRTADAAAAYRRAAAARPDAHEAAEARWRLGWLALRAGRVPDAVARFRAAAAAAPSRGEAARAWYWAAKAAEAGGGDATPLLRVAAERYPLTYYGQRARERLGYPAPVLPPTLPHAPPDAPAPAFEELARLGFDADAAEAAEDALEVRRDLRVMRLLATVYARLGDVRRSVDVAEALLAEGMRDEAVWRLAYPRAFWQEVTAAATAAQIDPLLLLALVREESRYDPVAVSPARAVGLAQLLPSTARTLAGDPTIDVARLTDPALNLTLGARYLRMQLDRFHGDLRLALAAYNAGPGNARRFAGLDPDPDYLVEKIDFAETRAYVRRVLGSYGIYRLLWGGR comes from the coding sequence GTGACGACGAGACGTGTGGCTGTGGCCACGGCCACCGTGCTGGTGGCAGCGCACCTCTTCGTGCCGCCGGCGGTCCTGCCGGCGGCCGTCTCCGACCTCGATGCCCTGGCGCGCAGCGTCCACACGGACGCGGGCGCTTGTCCCCAGCACCTCATGAGCCTCCAGACTCTGGCCACAGGGAACGGGATGCAGGCCCGGCGGGCGGCCTACTTGCTGGGCTGGTGCCTGGAGCGCTTCGAACGACACGGCGAGGCGGCGGCCGCCTACCGTGAGGCGGCCGCGCACCCCACGCTGACCGCGCACGCGCGCGTGCGTGAGGCGCTGGCGCTTGCGCGGGCGGGACGGGTCGCAGACGCCATCGCCGCCGGCGACGCAGCGGTGCGCGCGGTGCCTCCCGCTGCCCGTCGCGTGCGCGCCCGGGCGCTGGCCGCCGCCGCAGCCGCGCGCGCGGCGGCCGGGCGGACGGACGATGCGTTGGGCCTGCTCGACGAGGCCGTCCGGCTGTATCCCCAGGCGCCGCAGTGGTGGCTGGCGCTGGGAGAGGTGGCGGTCGCGGCCGGGCGCGGCGACCTCGCCCGGCGCGCGCTGGCCAGGGCGGCGTGGATGGATCCCGCGCATGCGGCCGCACGGCGCGCCAACGACGTCTTTGTGCAGGCGACGGGCCGGCCGCTCGCACCTGGTGACGTCCCGCTGGACGCGCGGCTCGACCGCGGGCGGCTGCTGCTGCAGCAGGGGGAGTGGGATGCGGCTGCGGGTGAGTTCCTGGCAGCCACGCGCGCGGCGCGTGCCGACGTGGCGGGCGAGGCATGGTACCGCCTGGGCGAGGTGCGGCTGTGGCGCGGTGCACGCGATGCCCACGACGCGTTTGCCCGGGCAGCACGGTTGGGCTGGAATCGACCAGGCGCGTACTACTGGATGGCGGTGGCGGCCCGGCGGGCAGGCGACGCGCGCGCCGCGCGCGACGCCACTGCCACGCTGTTCCTTACGGCGCCCCACAGCCGGTTCGCCGCGCTGGCGTGGCTGGGGATGGGACTGCGCGCGGAGGCGCAGGGCCGCACGGCCGACGCTGCGGCCGCCTACCGCCGCGCGGCAGCCGCACGGCCCGATGCGCACGAGGCTGCCGAGGCCCGCTGGCGCCTGGGATGGCTCGCGCTGCGCGCGGGGCGCGTGCCCGATGCCGTCGCGCGGTTCCGCGCGGCCGCCGCCGCAGCGCCGTCCCGCGGGGAGGCCGCACGCGCCTGGTACTGGGCCGCCAAAGCCGCCGAAGCGGGCGGCGGCGACGCCACCCCGCTTCTGCGCGTGGCGGCGGAGCGCTACCCGCTGACCTACTACGGCCAGCGGGCTCGCGAGCGCCTGGGATACCCCGCGCCCGTGTTGCCCCCGACGCTGCCACACGCCCCGCCCGACGCCCCCGCGCCCGCGTTCGAAGAACTCGCCCGGCTGGGCTTCGACGCGGACGCCGCCGAGGCCGCCGAAGACGCGCTGGAGGTCCGCCGCGATCTGCGAGTGATGCGCTTACTCGCCACGGTGTACGCGCGTCTGGGCGACGTGCGCCGCTCGGTGGACGTGGCGGAAGCGTTGCTGGCCGAGGGCATGCGCGACGAGGCGGTCTGGCGGCTGGCCTACCCCCGCGCGTTCTGGCAGGAGGTGACCGCCGCAGCCACCGCCGCCCAGATCGATCCGCTCCTGCTGCTGGCCCTGGTGCGTGAGGAGAGCCGCTACGATCCCGTGGCCGTGTCGCCCGCCCGCGCCGTGGGCCTCGCGCAGCTGCTCCCCTCGACCGCGCGGACCCTGGCGGGCGATCCCACCATCGACGTGGCCCGCCTCACGGACCCCGCGCTGAACCTGACCCTGGGCGCACGGTACCTGCGCATGCAGCTCGACCGGTTCCACGGCGACCTGCGCCTGGCCCTGGCCGCCTACAACGCCGGGCCCGGGAACGCCCGCCGCTTTGCCGGATTGGACCCCGACCCCGACTACCTCGTGGAGAAGATCGACTTCGCCGAGACGCGCGCGTACGTGCGCCGGGTGCTGGGGTCGTATGGCATCTACCGGCTGCTGTGGGGCGGGCGCTAG
- a CDS encoding metalloregulator ArsR/SmtB family transcription factor — protein MTPATTLTARPRCACGRRSHAGALDHDALEARAAVLTALGDPVRLGIVELLAGHDRLCVCDIVEAFPLGQPTISHHLRVLREAGLVDVERRGHWAFYGLRRDALKRVAQDLVRLL, from the coding sequence ATGACGCCGGCCACGACGCTTACCGCCCGACCGCGCTGCGCGTGCGGCCGCCGCTCCCACGCCGGGGCGCTCGACCATGACGCGCTGGAGGCCCGCGCCGCGGTCCTGACCGCGCTGGGCGATCCCGTGCGCCTGGGCATCGTGGAGCTGCTGGCGGGGCACGACAGGCTGTGTGTCTGCGACATCGTGGAAGCGTTTCCGCTGGGACAGCCCACGATCTCGCACCACCTGCGGGTGCTGCGCGAAGCGGGGCTGGTCGATGTGGAGCGGCGCGGCCACTGGGCGTTCTACGGGCTGCGGCGCGACGCGCTCAAGCGCGTCGCGCAGGACCTGGTGCGCCTGTTGTGA
- the arsN2 gene encoding arsenic resistance N-acetyltransferase ArsN2 translates to MSIIAPEGVGEARWTLAAAGPQDLDEICALLASSGLPAEGVADHLDGVLVVRDAGRLVATAGLEDYGDAGLLRSVAVAPTHRGRGLGRALVAALLARARARGHAEVYLLTTTAAGYFARLGFRPTTREAVRPSVQRSAEWHLACCASSVVMVRPLGETSPGGEVTGK, encoded by the coding sequence GTGTCGATCATTGCCCCCGAGGGCGTCGGCGAGGCCCGGTGGACGCTGGCCGCGGCCGGCCCGCAAGACCTCGACGAGATCTGCGCGCTGCTCGCATCCAGCGGCCTGCCCGCCGAAGGTGTGGCCGACCATCTCGACGGCGTCCTGGTGGTCCGCGACGCCGGCCGGCTGGTGGCGACGGCGGGCCTGGAGGACTATGGGGACGCGGGCCTCCTGCGCTCCGTGGCGGTGGCCCCGACGCACCGCGGCCGCGGCCTGGGCCGTGCGCTGGTCGCCGCCCTCCTCGCTCGGGCCCGCGCCCGCGGACACGCCGAGGTGTACCTGCTGACGACCACCGCCGCCGGCTACTTCGCGCGCCTGGGGTTTCGGCCCACGACGCGCGAGGCGGTGCGCCCGTCGGTGCAGCGCTCGGCGGAGTGGCACCTGGCGTGCTGCGCATCGTCGGTCGTGATGGTGCGGCCACTTGGCGAGACATCGCCCGGTGGGGAGGTGACGGGGAAATGA
- a CDS encoding Uma2 family endonuclease codes for MSVQRARRRFTVDEYHRMAEAGILSEDDRVELIEGEIVDMTAIRGSHLDCVNRLTRLLVTRVGARADVSVQNPIRLDRYSEPQPDLALLHPRPYAPDLPGPRDVFLLVEVADTSAAYDRQVKVPLYARAGILEVWLVDLEGQAVEVYREPAPAGYRNAQAFARGQQLSPLAFPEVVLTVDEMLG; via the coding sequence ATGTCTGTGCAACGGGCAAGGCGCCGCTTCACGGTGGACGAGTACCACCGCATGGCCGAGGCGGGCATCCTCTCGGAGGACGATCGCGTAGAGCTGATCGAGGGCGAGATCGTCGACATGACCGCCATAAGGGGTTCCCATCTCGACTGCGTGAACCGGCTTACCCGTCTGTTGGTGACCAGGGTGGGAGCGCGGGCGGACGTGAGCGTGCAGAACCCGATCCGCTTGGACAGGTACTCCGAGCCGCAGCCCGACCTGGCGCTGCTGCACCCTCGGCCCTACGCGCCGGACCTGCCCGGCCCTCGGGATGTCTTCTTGCTGGTGGAGGTGGCCGACACCTCGGCTGCATACGACCGGCAGGTGAAGGTTCCACTGTATGCACGGGCCGGGATCCTGGAGGTCTGGCTGGTGGACCTGGAAGGACAGGCCGTCGAGGTGTACCGGGAGCCGGCGCCGGCCGGGTATCGCAACGCGCAAGCCTTCGCGCGGGGCCAGCAGTTGTCACCGCTCGCGTTCCCGGAGGTCGTGCTTACCGTCGACGAGATGCTCGGCTAG